From one [Ruminococcus] lactaris ATCC 29176 genomic stretch:
- a CDS encoding toxin C-terminal domain-containing protein → MNPDGITNSYDAFGNVSVSGNTEIQNPYTYNAEYIDASTGNQYLRARYYDLEEGIFLTQDSYLGSLLEPLSQNLYTYAENNPVNYSDPSGHGILSKIKSAAKKVATTVKNTYNKAKTWVKNTYNKAKNRVSNTYQNAKKALTNIVSSSGSSEKNKSGKSSSGGRYSSGGSNAGNRKYSSSSRGSGKSNFYRPSTYERAKSFGQSRYNWFSSKMKESGNIRNSWTKAIEKTVRKFCTTASRIKKDAVKSVKAANIAIGISAITIGKMKLEQLKKKLPNINISIDYTGTWKDSLQLGLGIVTTGGGPLLTLAGGGSEIASVGSSSAISIPAAAEGIGIAGSGLAISLDALRNMFDVRIQKSESSKGSESGKNGSDTSEALNKEGTNSEWHRMTSKESQQAAKKLGYEKTNYRAKNGEPIYYNKKTKTYISQDIGSADGSGPHNGGVWKMGKSPQELNSKSTRLGTYDGNLNRIGD, encoded by the coding sequence GTGAACCCGGACGGCATTACGAACAGCTATGATGCATTTGGCAATGTCTCCGTAAGTGGAAATACAGAGATACAGAATCCGTATACCTACAATGCGGAATATATCGATGCATCGACCGGAAACCAGTACCTGAGAGCGAGATATTATGATCTAGAGGAAGGAATCTTCCTGACACAGGACAGCTATTTGGGAAGTCTGTTAGAACCACTCAGCCAGAACCTGTATACCTATGCGGAAAACAATCCGGTGAATTACAGTGATCCGAGTGGACATGGAATCTTAAGTAAGATAAAATCAGCTGCAAAGAAAGTTGCAACTACGGTAAAAAATACCTATAATAAAGCCAAAACATGGGTGAAAAACACTTATAATAAGGCAAAAAACAGGGTATCCAATACCTATCAAAATGCAAAAAAGGCACTTACAAATATAGTATCCAGTAGTGGCTCATCAGAAAAAAACAAATCCGGAAAATCTTCATCAGGGGGAAGGTATTCAAGTGGAGGAAGTAACGCTGGAAACAGAAAATATTCATCATCCAGCAGAGGAAGCGGTAAAAGTAATTTTTATCGGCCATCGACCTATGAACGGGCGAAAAGCTTTGGACAGTCCAGGTATAACTGGTTTAGTTCAAAAATGAAAGAATCTGGAAATATCAGAAATTCCTGGACAAAGGCAATAGAGAAAACCGTAAGAAAGTTTTGTACTACAGCAAGTCGTATAAAGAAAGATGCAGTTAAGTCTGTCAAGGCTGCTAATATTGCGATCGGGATAAGTGCAATAACCATAGGCAAGATGAAATTAGAGCAGTTAAAAAAGAAACTTCCTAATATCAATATCAGTATTGATTATACAGGAACGTGGAAAGACAGTTTGCAGTTGGGACTTGGTATAGTTACGACGGGCGGAGGACCGCTCTTAACATTAGCGGGTGGTGGAAGTGAAATAGCAAGCGTTGGTTCATCCAGTGCAATCAGTATTCCGGCTGCGGCAGAAGGAATTGGTATTGCAGGTTCAGGTTTAGCTATATCACTTGATGCTTTAAGGAATATGTTTGATGTACGGATTCAGAAATCAGAAAGCAGTAAAGGCAGTGAATCCGGGAAGAATGGTAGTGACACATCAGAGGCATTGAATAAGGAGGGTACAAATTCTGAATGGCATAGAATGACTTCGAAGGAATCACAACAAGCTGCTAAGAAGTTGGGGTATGAAAAAACAAACTACAGAGCAAAAAATGGAGAACCAATTTATTACAATAAAAAGACAAAAACATATATAAGTCAAGATATCGGGAGTGCCGATGGAAGTGGACCGCATAACGGTGGGGTATGGAAAATGGGAAAATCTCCACAAGAATTAAATAGTAAAAGTACAAGACTTGGAACTTATGATGGAAATTTGAATAGAATAGGGGATTAA